AGCAGTACAGCCCAGATCGTGACCACAAATACGCAATCGATACTTGCTCCTAATGAAGCGACAGAGATCTATGTGATAGCGAGAGTTCCATATACTTATAGTTTCAATCAGCTAAAGATAGTGTTGCAAGACACCTCCGGAGATGAAGTCACGAAGTTTCTCTCTATGAATACAAATTCGCTAAATAATGTGATCAATACGATTGCTGCAGGTGAATCTTACCAAATGAACTCGTTAGGCAGAAAAGCAAAAGTTCGCGAGCGTTGGACAACTACTTATAATGAAAACAGTTCTAGCTTGATCTATACGGAACTGGAAATGATTAACGAAGAACCACGCCAGTCGAAACAGGCACAGCTTGTGGCTTATTATAAAACACCTGACAACCAATTTTTTAAGGCGATGGTTAGCCAATCGATAACTCCAACTAGCCCAAATGGTAAAAACCTGGTTACAATCTGGAGTAAACTTCCGCAAGGGGTGAATACGTCTGAGCTTGTGCTTTATATTGGGGAAGGGGTTGCTGACGGTAAGCTTACAGATTTAGGGGGAACATCCACTGGATTTATCAATAGTGTTAAATTAGCACTTACCCCTATGACAGTAAACTCACAGAATAATCTAACAAGTGTAGATCTATTCCCATACAACCTTTCGGTTGCAAATGCAGTGGGTACGATTACTGAAGAGAAAGGTACATTAGATATAGTTATGAATTATAGCTTATTTGAAAATGACGCTTTTGAAGCAGGTTCCTATGAGCATAAGCTAGTTTTAGAAATTATTGACCCTTTCGGACAATCCATGGAGAAGACTTTGCAACTGGGGTCTGATTTGCCAATGGGTAAAAATAAATCATACTCAATCTCATTTAATAGTAACTTCCACAAAATATTAAGGGGAGGAAGCATTCGTATAAATCTATATGATGAATTTCAGGGTCATAGGATGTTGTTAGGGAGTCAATCTTACCGGTTAAATTACGTTGAATCTGAACCGAGAACAACTAAAAACACTGACAATTAAACTTGTAGTGAGCTGGGTTAAGAACCAAGTCAAATGTGTTGGCATAATTGCCAGCACTTTTTTTATTTCTCGCATATACTTATGAACTTTTTATGGAAATTCCTTCAATGTATGTTCTTTACATTGACTGTTCTCAGTCTTTTCGTTAAGATTACCTCTGCGCTTCAATGCCTAAAAGCAAAAAAGCTTAAAAGTGCGGAAGCATATACAGTCTTTGAAAAGTATACCTAATACAATGTTAAGGAGCATTATCGTCATGGAACGTCAGCTTAGTTTTACAAAGAGTTTCATCATTATCATCTTTATTCTAGCACTTCTGTTTGTATCCATCTTTCTATTGAAAGCGGAGCCGCATATACCGCTTCTCGTAACAACAATAGGCACGGCCGCCTTACTAGGGATGTTTGGTTTCTCTTGGAAAAAGATCGAATCTGCCATTATTCAAGGGATACAAACGGCCATCATGCCGATTCTAATCCTCATGCTGATCGGAATTCTGATCGCGGTATGGATGATGAGCGGTACGGTGCCGTCGCTATTATATTATGGTATGGATTATATTAATCCGAATTATTTTGCGGTGAGCGCACTATATGTCACGATCATCGTCTCGATGTTCACTGGGAGCTCATTCACAACAGTAAGCACGATCGGCGTTGCTTTAATGGGAATTGCTTTAACTACGGGGATTTCCCCAACGCTGGCTGCTGGAGCGATTATCAGTGGGGCTTGCTTTGGTGATAAAATGTCGCCGCTGTCCGATACTACGAATTTTGCACCTGCAGTGGCTGGTATCCCCATATTTACACATATTCGCAATATGGTTTACACTACATTCCCAGCGCTTGTGATCACCACTGTCTTTTTCTTGTTTGCACCAAAGGGAAATTCGATCGACTTATCCTCGATTAAAGATATTAAGCTTGCCTTACAAGATGGATTTCATATTCACTGGTTAACGCTGCTATCTCCGCTAGCTGTCATTGTCTGCTCGATTAAGCGGATTCCGATCCTGCCTACGCTAATTGTAGGTATTATCAGTGGTCTTCTTGTGACGGCTTTGATTCAACAGCAGACAGAAATCGATGTCTGGTTTAGTGTAATGCAGAGCGGATATAACAGTAATATCGCGAATGAAATGGTTGCTTCTATCGTGAATCGCGGCGGGATGCAATCGATGATGTGGTCGGTATCTTTAATCTTAATTGCATTATCTTTAGGTGGTTTGATTCAGCATTGTGGCGTCATCGAGGCCTTTTTCCGTAAACTCATTCAACCACTCAAGCGTAAGAGTAGTATCGTTCTGATGAGCGGTGCTTCATCCATTGCTGTAAATGGCATGACTGGCGAACAGTATTTGTCGATCCTTTTGCCAGGGCAAATGTTCAAAGATGAATATAATCGACGAGGCATACCAGCGAAGACATTATCCCGTACATTAGAAGATTGCGGTACGCTAGTTAATCCATTGATTCCATGGGGCGTTAGCGGGGCCTTCTTCGCGGTGACTCTGGGTGTACCCGTTATAGAATATGCACCTTATGCGACCTTCTTATGGCTAAGTCCATTTATCACATTTGCATATGCGTTAATCCCAAGATTGCAAAGAAACTCACTGGGTAAAGATAAAGAAATCTCAAGATAATGGACACCTTATGCATTGATTCAACGTATATAAAGAATACTATGCGTTGAGTCAATGTGAACAAGCTAGTATTCTAAGCTGAAAAAGTGGACCATTTATCGGAGGTAATAACAGTGAGTCGCAGTAAGTTACAGGATCGAATCAGATTAGCCAATGTCGAAACTAAGCACGCAGAGCAATTTAATAATCTACTACGTTATGTATTTCAAGTGACCAACCGTGATCTGCAGATCTTTGGCTGGGAGAATCGTGAAATCACTCAGGCCAAGTTGCCAGTTCTTAAGTACGCAGATGTTGTAGGTTGGTTTGATGGAGACAAGCTCATCTCTCAATTAGCTGTATACCCATTTCAGGTTAATATTTTTGGGCATATTTATGAGATGGGTGGACTAACGGGTGTTGGAACCTATCCCGAATACGCCAATTTGGGTTTAATGAATAAACTGATGCTTCACGCTTTAACTAAAATGCGGGATCGTAAACAATCGATATCTTATCTTTATCCGTATTCAATCCCTTATTATAGAAGAAAAGGCTGGGAAATCATCACCGACAAAATATCATTTGAAGTACCGGATACCCAGCTACCCAAACAAAGAAATGTTCCAGGAAACGTAGAACGAGTAAACATTGAACATCCGGACATCAAAGTGATCTATGATCAGTTTGCAGTGCAGCATCATGGCGCGATGATTCGTAATGAGTTAGCGTGGGAAGAATATTTGCGGTGGGATTTAGATGATATGACAGTGGGAATTTATTATAATCACGATGATTTACCCATGGGATATTTGTTATATTGGATTGCCGAGGAGATCTTCTATATTAAAGAAATGGTATACATTAACGAAGAAGCTCGAACGGGGTTATGGAATTTTATAAGTGCGCATTTTTCAATGATTAAGCTGGTCAAAGGGGATATTTATAAAGGGGAACCGTTGTCATTTATATTAGATGATGGGGACATCAAGGAAACGATAGCTCCATATTTTATGGCTCGGATTGTGGATGTTCAATTATTTATTGATCAGTATCCGTTTAAACGTCAGGATAAGGATTGTACGCTTATTTTTAACTTGAGCGATCCAATGCTGGAATGGAACCGAGGTACCTTTACGTTAACCGTAGATAAAGAAGGGAAGGGGACCTTACAACAAGGGGGCGTAAATCCTTCACTTACGATTGATATTCCTACATTAACTACGATGTTAATGGGTTATAAGCGGCCAACCTACTTGGCTCGAATCGGCCGTATTCAGACGAATGAAGCCACGATTCTTTTACTTGAAGGATTGATTAGACCAGAGCATCCTTATTTCTCTGATTATTTTTAAAAGGTACGAACCTGTAAAGCATACTCAATTGAGTGTGCTTTTTTGGTCTTTTTATAGTAGAATAATCTCTCAGCAACACAATATGATATGAGGTGTAAGAATGGCAATTAATTTTACTAAACCAATGATCAATAAATTTCAACAAGAAATTACGGAGCTTGAAAACAAAATCAAGAACACGCAGAACAAAAAAGAAAAATCCAAATTCAAAATTAATCAATTAGAACAGGATATGAAATTTAGCAAGTCGCACACGGATTTAAGTAGTAAAATGACCCGTATCAAAAAGCTAAATGATGAGGTAAAGACTTTAAATCGTTTGCAATCTGATCTGTCAAAAGAGTTAACCGCGAAGAAAAACGCTCTAAAAAAAATCCAAGCGAATGAAACCGCATCTGCTACGAAAAATCCTACCAAAGAATAATTGATTATATTGATAGAGGCCGCATTTTTTTGCGGTTTTTTATTTTTTTATAGGCTCATCAGTTTCTCCTCTTAACAAGGATATCTCATGCTTATAAGGTGCATTGACATATTTTTTTTCACCGATGGAGGGGGTCTCTAGGAGTTTGGGAATGGTCGATAGTTGAGGATGGTGGACTACATATCGCAGTGCCTGAAGGCCAATATATCCATGTCCGATATTTTCGTGCCGGTCTTTTCGTGAGCCCATGATATTCTTTGAATCATTTATGTGAATGGCCTTTAGGCGCTTTATTCCAATTACGCGATCGAATTGATCCAATATGCCATCAAAATCTTCTCTTACATTATAACCAGCATCATGAATATGGCATGTATCCAAACAAATCGACAACCGCTCATTGTACTTCACTCCATCAATAATAGCCGCAAGTTCCTCAAAAGAGACACCACACTCACTGCCTTTTCCCGCCATGGTTTCTAATGAAACCTGAACATTCCGTTTATCTGACAGTACTTCGTTCAAGCCTTCAACGATCCGAGAGATTCCGGCCTGTGGGCCAGCACCAACATGGGAACCGGGATGGAGGACAATCTGTGTAGAGCCTAAAGCTTCGGTTCTTATAATTTCTGATTGAAGAAACGTAATACTGTGCTCAAAGACCTGTGCAGATAACGTATTTCCTAAATTAACAATAAACGGAGCATGCACAACAATATTAGAAATGCCGTTAACTTTCATGTGAGCTTGTCCAGCTTCAATATTCAAAGCATCAATGGGTTTGCGACGTGTATTATGAGGGGCACCGGTATAAATTAGGAAAGTGGTCGCTCCATAAGATGCTGCCTCTTCACTAGCTCGAAGGAGCATCTTTGGCCCAGTCATGGATACATGTGACCCTAGGAGTAAAGACATCTGATTTACACACATCCATTCTTCATTGAAAGAGCTCCATTTATCGTCATTATAGGTCTATTAATATTTGTAAAAGGATCAGATTATATGTATACCAGCGTAGGTAAAGGTTATCTCGACCAACTATCTTCTGGGGAGACAACCTTTACCATCAACAATGATCGCTATTCAGCAGCACTAATCGTCTCGCCTTGGATCGGCTTCAATCCTTTCTCCCATCTAACAGGGATAGAACGAGAGTTGAACAAATCTACGCCGTCTGAGATCTGGAAATGTAAATGGGGCTCGCTAGTGTTGCCTGAGTTACCTGTCAGCCCAATGATATCGCCTTTTTTAACTTTATCGCCCGGCTTAACTGTAATTGAACCTTTTTTGAGATGAGCCAGATGACTGTATTCACCTCCGTGATCAATGACCACGTTATTGCCGGTTGCTTGGTTTGGATTCATGACACCGACAGGTTCATTATCTTTAATATCATTCACGACCGATACGATTGTACCATCCGCAGGGGCGAGAATATTTGTCCCAAAGGCATAATAGCTTTTGTTTTTCAGCGGATCTCCTTTATAAGAGTAGTTATTCTTGGCTTGGATGAAATCATAAGCGTAACGCTGAATTTCTACTTCATAGTGATAATTCACAAGTACATTCGCTCCGCCCCAAAATACAAACCAGTCGCCTTGGAACGGTAATGCATATTCATGCTTACTAAGCTTCATGTCGGTTTCAGGGGAAGCTTTCAGTTCTTGAATCTGGATTAATGAAATGGTTCCATCCGGATCAAACATTCCGATAAGCCCTTTATTACCCGCATCACTGACCCATGTACGTCGATCAAATCCATTAAGCTGCATAGCGGAAGCCTTGTTCAGTGTCTGTATATCCTTAGTGAATTCCTTAGCGGTCTCAGCTAATTCAGCTTCACTCACCTCATCCTTCAAAGGCTGACTGAAGTGGGAATACATTTCTTTATAGTTCCCTTTAAGCAGAAATTTTGGCAGATTATCAGGCAGGAACACTGATTCTTTTGATTCTCTATCATTCATTTCCGCTTTTCCTCCTCCACAAGCTGTTAATAGCAAGGTAAGAAATCCAATTGCCAAAGCTGTTTTTGCTGACATTCCCGGTTTATTGATAATTTTCTTAGAGCTGTTTTTCAAGAATATCACCTCCCAATAGTTAAATTGTAGCAAATGAGTCTTAGCTCTTCTGAAACGCAGTATTAATACGCTCTTAACTTTTTGAGGAGTAGACGAATACGAATTAAGCTTCCGTTAAGGAACGTGCGATTGATCGCGTATAAAATCATGC
This Paenibacillus sp. FSL R5-0345 DNA region includes the following protein-coding sequences:
- a CDS encoding M23 family metallopeptidase, coding for MKNSSKKIINKPGMSAKTALAIGFLTLLLTACGGGKAEMNDRESKESVFLPDNLPKFLLKGNYKEMYSHFSQPLKDEVSEAELAETAKEFTKDIQTLNKASAMQLNGFDRRTWVSDAGNKGLIGMFDPDGTISLIQIQELKASPETDMKLSKHEYALPFQGDWFVFWGGANVLVNYHYEVEIQRYAYDFIQAKNNYSYKGDPLKNKSYYAFGTNILAPADGTIVSVVNDIKDNEPVGVMNPNQATGNNVVIDHGGEYSHLAHLKKGSITVKPGDKVKKGDIIGLTGNSGNTSEPHLHFQISDGVDLFNSRSIPVRWEKGLKPIQGETISAAE
- a CDS encoding GNAT family N-acetyltransferase, which gives rise to MSRSKLQDRIRLANVETKHAEQFNNLLRYVFQVTNRDLQIFGWENREITQAKLPVLKYADVVGWFDGDKLISQLAVYPFQVNIFGHIYEMGGLTGVGTYPEYANLGLMNKLMLHALTKMRDRKQSISYLYPYSIPYYRRKGWEIITDKISFEVPDTQLPKQRNVPGNVERVNIEHPDIKVIYDQFAVQHHGAMIRNELAWEEYLRWDLDDMTVGIYYNHDDLPMGYLLYWIAEEIFYIKEMVYINEEARTGLWNFISAHFSMIKLVKGDIYKGEPLSFILDDGDIKETIAPYFMARIVDVQLFIDQYPFKRQDKDCTLIFNLSDPMLEWNRGTFTLTVDKEGKGTLQQGGVNPSLTIDIPTLTTMLMGYKRPTYLARIGRIQTNEATILLLEGLIRPEHPYFSDYF
- the nhaC gene encoding Na+/H+ antiporter NhaC, with the translated sequence MERQLSFTKSFIIIIFILALLFVSIFLLKAEPHIPLLVTTIGTAALLGMFGFSWKKIESAIIQGIQTAIMPILILMLIGILIAVWMMSGTVPSLLYYGMDYINPNYFAVSALYVTIIVSMFTGSSFTTVSTIGVALMGIALTTGISPTLAAGAIISGACFGDKMSPLSDTTNFAPAVAGIPIFTHIRNMVYTTFPALVITTVFFLFAPKGNSIDLSSIKDIKLALQDGFHIHWLTLLSPLAVIVCSIKRIPILPTLIVGIISGLLVTALIQQQTEIDVWFSVMQSGYNSNIANEMVASIVNRGGMQSMMWSVSLILIALSLGGLIQHCGVIEAFFRKLIQPLKRKSSIVLMSGASSIAVNGMTGEQYLSILLPGQMFKDEYNRRGIPAKTLSRTLEDCGTLVNPLIPWGVSGAFFAVTLGVPVIEYAPYATFLWLSPFITFAYALIPRLQRNSLGKDKEISR
- a CDS encoding deoxyribonuclease IV, yielding MSLLLGSHVSMTGPKMLLRASEEAASYGATTFLIYTGAPHNTRRKPIDALNIEAGQAHMKVNGISNIVVHAPFIVNLGNTLSAQVFEHSITFLQSEIIRTEALGSTQIVLHPGSHVGAGPQAGISRIVEGLNEVLSDKRNVQVSLETMAGKGSECGVSFEELAAIIDGVKYNERLSICLDTCHIHDAGYNVREDFDGILDQFDRVIGIKRLKAIHINDSKNIMGSRKDRHENIGHGYIGLQALRYVVHHPQLSTIPKLLETPSIGEKKYVNAPYKHEISLLRGETDEPIKK